One window of the Betaproteobacteria bacterium genome contains the following:
- a CDS encoding adenosylhomocysteinase, with translation MNAVLKPQNLIQGDYHVADLKLADWGNKEIKIAETEMPGLMAIREEFAVTRPLKGARITGSLHMTIQTAVLIQTLEALGAEVRWASCNIFSTQDHAAAAIAANGTPVFAVKGETLEDYWDYTHRIFEWKDGGYSNMILDDGGDATLLLHLGTRAESDPTVLHNPGAEEERILFAAIKAQLAKDPHWYSVRLKEIKGVTEETTTGVHRLYQMAKDGKLAFPAINVNDSVTKSKFDNLYGCRESLVDAIKRATDVMIAGKVAVVAGYGDVGKGSAQALRALSAQVWVTEIDPICALQAAMEGYRVVTMDYAVDKADIFVTATGNYHIITHDHMAKMKDQAIVCNIGHFDNEIDVASIEKYEWDEIKPQVDHVIFPDGKRIILLAKGRLVNLGCGTGHPSYVMSSSFANQTIAQIELYCNTEKYPVGVYTLPKHLDEKVARLQLQKLNAQLSELTDQQAAYIHVSKQGPYKADTYRY, from the coding sequence ATGAACGCGGTATTGAAACCACAAAATTTGATTCAAGGTGACTATCACGTTGCCGATTTGAAACTGGCCGATTGGGGCAACAAGGAAATCAAGATTGCAGAAACCGAGATGCCTGGCCTGATGGCAATCCGGGAAGAATTCGCCGTTACGCGGCCACTAAAGGGCGCGCGCATCACGGGTTCGCTTCACATGACCATCCAGACCGCGGTCCTGATCCAGACGCTTGAAGCGCTGGGCGCCGAGGTGCGCTGGGCCTCGTGCAACATTTTCTCCACGCAGGATCACGCCGCCGCCGCGATTGCCGCCAACGGTACGCCCGTATTCGCCGTCAAGGGTGAGACGCTGGAAGATTATTGGGATTACACCCACCGCATCTTTGAATGGAAAGATGGCGGTTACTCGAACATGATCCTCGATGACGGCGGTGACGCCACGTTGCTGCTGCACCTGGGCACGCGCGCCGAAAGCGACCCGACGGTGTTGCACAACCCCGGCGCGGAAGAAGAGCGCATCCTGTTTGCGGCCATCAAAGCGCAACTCGCGAAAGACCCGCACTGGTATTCGGTGCGCCTGAAAGAAATCAAGGGCGTGACCGAAGAAACCACCACCGGCGTGCATCGCCTTTATCAGATGGCCAAGGATGGCAAGCTCGCGTTCCCGGCTATCAATGTCAACGACAGCGTCACCAAATCCAAGTTCGATAATCTGTATGGCTGCCGCGAGTCACTCGTTGATGCCATCAAGCGCGCCACCGACGTGATGATCGCCGGCAAAGTGGCCGTGGTGGCCGGTTATGGCGACGTGGGCAAAGGTTCCGCGCAGGCGTTGCGTGCATTGTCTGCACAGGTTTGGGTCACCGAAATCGATCCGATCTGCGCATTGCAGGCCGCGATGGAAGGTTATCGCGTCGTGACCATGGATTACGCCGTGGACAAGGCCGACATTTTTGTCACCGCGACCGGCAACTATCACATCATCACCCATGACCACATGGCGAAGATGAAGGATCAGGCCATCGTCTGCAACATCGGTCACTTCGACAACGAAATCGATGTCGCCTCGATCGAAAAATACGAATGGGACGAAATCAAGCCGCAGGTCGACCACGTCATCTTCCCCGATGGCAAGCGCATCATCCTGCTCGCCAAGGGGCGCCTGGTGAATCTGGGTTGCGGCACGGGGCATCCGTCCTATGTGATGTCATCTTCGTTCGCCAACCAGACCATCGCGCAGATCGAGCTTTACTGCAACACGGAAAAATATCCGGTCGGTGTTTATACGTTGCCGAAGCATCTTGATGAAAAAGTCGCACGCCTGCAGTTGCAGAAACTGAATGCGCAGCTGAGCGAGTTGACCGATCAGCAGGCGGCGTACATCCATGTGTCAAAGCAGGGGCCGTATAAGGCGGATACGTACCGTTACTGA
- the metF gene encoding methylenetetrahydrofolate reductase [NAD(P)H]: MTDTRKFSFEFFPPKTPEGAAKLRETVKQLAQFHPAFFSVTFGAGGSTQEGTLSTVLEIRAAGHHAAPHISCIGSTRESIREVVHHYKDAGIRHTVALRGDLPSGMAVAGEFRHASDLVTFIREETGDHFHIEVAAYPEYHPQARRAQEDLENFKRKVEAGANSAMTQYFYNADAYFHFVEQVQAMGVAVPIVPGIMPIASFSQLARFSDACGAEIPRWIRRKMEGFGDDTASIRAFGLDVVTDLAAKLLEGGAPGLHFYTLNSAGLSSTIWQRLGI, translated from the coding sequence ATGACTGACACACGCAAGTTTTCATTCGAATTCTTCCCCCCAAAAACGCCAGAGGGCGCGGCGAAATTGCGTGAGACGGTCAAGCAACTCGCGCAATTCCATCCCGCGTTCTTTTCGGTCACGTTCGGCGCGGGGGGCTCCACGCAGGAAGGCACGCTGTCGACCGTGCTGGAGATTCGCGCGGCCGGGCATCATGCGGCGCCGCACATTTCCTGCATTGGCTCTACGCGCGAGAGCATCCGCGAAGTGGTTCACCACTACAAGGATGCGGGGATCCGGCATACCGTTGCGCTGCGCGGCGATTTGCCCTCCGGCATGGCGGTGGCGGGCGAGTTTCGCCACGCGAGCGATCTCGTTACCTTCATTCGCGAAGAGACCGGCGACCACTTTCATATTGAAGTCGCGGCCTATCCGGAATATCACCCGCAAGCACGGCGTGCACAGGAAGACCTGGAGAATTTCAAGCGAAAAGTCGAAGCGGGTGCGAACTCGGCAATGACACAGTATTTCTACAATGCCGACGCATACTTTCATTTTGTCGAGCAGGTGCAGGCGATGGGCGTGGCGGTTCCGATCGTGCCGGGCATCATGCCGATTGCCAGCTTCTCGCAGCTGGCGCGTTTCTCGGACGCATGCGGTGCGGAAATCCCGCGCTGGATCCGTCGCAAGATGGAAGGCTTTGGCGACGACACGGCGTCGATTCGCGCTTTCGGTCTGGACGTGGTGACCGATCTCGCCGCGAAATTGCTGGAGGGCGGCGCACCCGGATTGCATTTCTACACGCTGAATTCCGCAGGGCTAAGTTCCACCATTTGGCAGCGTCTCGGAATTTAG
- a CDS encoding alanine--glyoxylate aminotransferase family protein — MNSHPPLKQVSPSKKITSFHPPQRTLMGPGPSDINPRVLAAMSLPAIGYLDPIFVEMMEELKTLLRYAYQTDNALTFPVSGPGSVGMETCFVNAVAPGDKVIVGRNGVFGGRMIENVERAGGTAVVVEAEWGEPIDPNKIEDAFKKNPDAKILAFVHAETSTGCQSDAKTLAAIARKHDALSIVDAVTSLGGTPVLVDDWGVDAVYSASQKCISCTPGLSPVSFSERFIERVKARGQNGKRVQSWFMDLNLVMNYWGNTNRTYHHTAPTNSLFALHESLLVLKEEGLENAWARHQRHHLALKAGLEAMGFKFLVKEGNRLPQMNAVFVPQGVNEAEVRKILLTEFNLEIGAGLGPLAGKIWRFGLMGYSCKPENVMLCLSALGSVLADMGQPVKVGEAEAAAHHAYAEQHKLDALKKKKLAA, encoded by the coding sequence ATGAACTCGCATCCCCCGCTCAAGCAGGTTTCACCCAGCAAGAAAATCACCTCATTTCACCCTCCGCAGCGCACGCTGATGGGCCCGGGCCCGTCGGACATCAACCCCCGCGTGCTGGCCGCGATGTCGCTGCCCGCCATAGGCTATCTCGATCCCATCTTTGTCGAGATGATGGAAGAACTGAAAACGCTGCTGCGCTACGCGTACCAGACGGATAACGCGCTCACCTTTCCGGTTTCCGGCCCGGGTTCGGTCGGCATGGAGACCTGCTTCGTCAACGCGGTTGCGCCCGGTGACAAAGTCATCGTCGGCCGCAATGGCGTGTTCGGTGGCCGCATGATCGAAAACGTCGAGCGTGCCGGCGGCACCGCGGTGGTGGTCGAGGCCGAATGGGGTGAACCGATCGATCCGAACAAGATTGAAGATGCGTTCAAAAAGAACCCCGACGCAAAGATTCTGGCTTTCGTCCACGCGGAGACGTCTACCGGTTGTCAATCAGACGCGAAGACGCTCGCGGCGATTGCACGCAAACACGATGCTCTCAGCATCGTTGACGCGGTCACGTCGCTGGGTGGTACGCCAGTACTGGTGGATGACTGGGGCGTCGATGCCGTGTATTCGGCCTCTCAAAAATGTATCTCCTGCACACCCGGCCTGTCACCGGTGTCGTTTTCGGAGCGTTTCATCGAGCGCGTCAAAGCCCGCGGCCAGAATGGAAAACGCGTCCAGAGTTGGTTCATGGACCTGAACCTGGTGATGAATTACTGGGGGAACACCAACCGCACCTATCACCACACCGCGCCGACCAACAGCCTGTTTGCGCTGCATGAGTCACTGCTGGTGCTGAAAGAAGAAGGCCTGGAGAACGCATGGGCACGCCACCAGCGCCACCATCTCGCGTTGAAGGCTGGTCTGGAAGCGATGGGCTTCAAATTCCTCGTCAAGGAAGGCAATCGCCTGCCGCAGATGAATGCGGTTTTCGTGCCTCAGGGGGTCAATGAAGCCGAAGTCCGCAAGATCCTGCTCACCGAATTCAATCTGGAAATCGGCGCCGGCCTCGGTCCGCTCGCCGGCAAGATTTGGCGGTTCGGGTTGATGGGGTATTCATGCAAACCTGAAAACGTGATGTTGTGTCTCTCCGCGCTGGGCTCGGTGCTGGCCGACATGGGACAGCCCGTGAAAGTGGGCGAGGCAGAGGCCGCCGCGCACCACGCTTACGCCGAGCAACATAAGCTGGATGCGCTGAAAAAGAAAAAGCTGGCAGCGTAG
- the ttcA gene encoding tRNA 2-thiocytidine(32) synthetase TtcA gives MRASSRGKMRRMNIATPALSQKQQFEANKLTKRLRRLTGQAIADYSMIEAGDKVMVCLSGGKDSYGLLDILLKLREKSPVAFDVFAFNLDQKHPGYPAHILPDYLKGVGVPFQIAEQDTYATVKRVIPEGKTMCSLCSRLRRGVIYRVAGEIGATKIALGHHRDDILETLFLNMFFGGKMKAMSPKLASDDGRHIVIRPLAYVEEADLEAYAAYRQFPIIPCDLCGSQDNLQRQQVKQMLREWERKFPGRIDSIFRSMQNIAPSHMLDRNLFDFANVKTDGAAHEDGDKAFDAEEFAERYIEPASAQIITFR, from the coding sequence ATGCGCGCCTCCTCGCGCGGTAAAATGCGGCGCATGAATATCGCCACGCCCGCCCTCTCGCAAAAACAGCAATTCGAGGCCAACAAGCTCACCAAGCGCCTGCGTCGGCTGACCGGCCAGGCGATTGCCGATTACAGCATGATCGAGGCCGGCGACAAAGTGATGGTTTGCCTGAGTGGCGGCAAGGATAGCTACGGCCTGCTGGATATCCTGCTGAAATTGCGCGAAAAATCGCCCGTGGCGTTTGACGTGTTCGCCTTCAACCTCGACCAGAAACATCCGGGCTATCCCGCGCACATTCTTCCGGATTACCTCAAAGGCGTGGGCGTTCCGTTCCAGATCGCCGAACAGGATACCTACGCCACCGTGAAACGCGTGATCCCCGAGGGGAAAACCATGTGTTCACTATGCTCACGGTTGCGGCGCGGCGTTATCTATCGCGTGGCGGGTGAGATCGGCGCAACCAAAATCGCGCTCGGCCATCACCGCGATGACATCCTCGAGACGCTGTTCCTCAACATGTTCTTCGGCGGCAAGATGAAGGCGATGTCGCCGAAACTGGCGTCAGATGACGGTCGGCATATCGTCATCCGCCCGCTCGCGTATGTCGAGGAAGCGGACCTTGAGGCCTACGCCGCGTACCGGCAATTCCCGATCATTCCCTGCGACCTGTGTGGCTCACAGGACAATCTTCAGCGCCAGCAGGTGAAGCAGATGTTGCGCGAGTGGGAAAGGAAATTCCCCGGTCGCATCGACAGCATCTTCCGCTCCATGCAGAACATTGCGCCCTCACACATGCTCGATCGGAATCTGTTCGATTTCGCCAATGTGAAGACGGACGGCGCCGCCCATGAAGACGGCGACAAGGCGTTTGACGCCGAAGAGTTCGCCGAGAGATATATCGAACCTGCGTCCGCGCAAATCATCACGTTCCGTTAG
- a CDS encoding pteridine reductase, with protein sequence MTTPSSSPAILVTGAAKRVGAVIARTLHAAGVNVIVHCNRSRADADKLVKELNVQRPHSAALLQGDLLAYNALKGLIDHAASEFGRLDGLVNNASSFFATPVGAIDEDSWHELIDSNLKAPLFLSQAAAPYLRKTHGSIVNIVDIHAERPLKDFVVYTVAKAGLAGLTRSLALELGPEVRVNGVSPGAILWPEVGNHGGNDFPEAEQTRIISLTPLKRVGAPEDIAGAVKYLMLDAPYVTGQILAVDGGRGLVV encoded by the coding sequence ATGACCACTCCTTCCAGCTCCCCCGCCATTCTTGTCACCGGTGCCGCGAAACGTGTCGGCGCGGTTATCGCGCGCACCTTGCATGCGGCCGGCGTGAACGTGATCGTGCATTGCAACCGTTCGCGCGCCGACGCGGACAAACTTGTCAAGGAACTCAATGTCCAGCGCCCGCATTCGGCCGCCTTGTTGCAGGGCGATTTGCTGGCATACAACGCACTCAAGGGCCTGATCGATCACGCGGCTTCCGAGTTTGGCCGCCTCGATGGCCTGGTAAACAACGCGTCGTCTTTTTTTGCCACACCGGTCGGCGCCATCGATGAAGACAGCTGGCACGAGTTGATCGATTCAAATCTCAAAGCGCCGCTATTTCTCTCGCAGGCAGCCGCGCCTTACTTGCGCAAAACACACGGCAGTATCGTCAATATCGTCGATATCCACGCCGAACGGCCACTGAAGGATTTCGTGGTGTATACGGTCGCCAAGGCGGGCCTGGCGGGACTCACGCGCTCGCTGGCGCTGGAGCTTGGGCCGGAGGTGCGGGTTAACGGCGTTTCGCCGGGGGCGATCCTTTGGCCCGAAGTTGGCAACCACGGCGGAAACGATTTTCCCGAAGCGGAGCAGACGCGAATTATTTCCCTGACCCCGCTGAAGCGCGTCGGCGCGCCGGAGGACATCGCCGGCGCGGTGAAATACCTGATGCTCGATGCGCCGTACGTAACCGGGCAAATTCTTGCGGTTGATGGTGGGCGCGGGCTGGTTGTGTAA
- a CDS encoding SAM-dependent methyltransferase, which produces MRTPLPRSLADTLPVPEGAALAHSQACAEMLRAEINKAGGWLSFARFMELALYTPGLGYYAAGARKFGAAGDFVTAPEISSLFGQTLASSIADVLRQTGGDVLELGPGSGKLAKDVLMALDDIGVLPERYRLLEVSADLRERQQQALSALPASLAARVEWLDALPQDFTGVMIANEVLDVIPAHLVTWRAGGQFERGVALNGDDFIWQDVPAAPEISAAMTQIQGAWLNNSAPDDYVTEVAPAVTGLVRSLAQSLKLGAMLFIDYGFRGAEFYHPSRITGTLMCHYRHFAHPDPFLYPGLQDITAHVDFSSVAEAGTAAGLQLAGYTTQAHFLLASGLPDLLAKADPRDPAQYLPLTNQFQRLVSPAEMGEFFKVIGFTSGEVTIPALAKARPLPV; this is translated from the coding sequence ATGCGAACTCCCCTGCCACGATCCCTTGCCGATACATTGCCCGTTCCCGAGGGCGCGGCGCTCGCACATTCGCAAGCTTGCGCGGAAATGCTCCGTGCGGAAATCAACAAGGCCGGCGGCTGGTTGTCGTTTGCGCGCTTCATGGAACTGGCGCTGTACACGCCTGGCCTGGGTTATTACGCGGCGGGTGCGCGCAAGTTCGGCGCCGCGGGCGATTTCGTCACGGCGCCGGAAATATCCTCGCTGTTCGGCCAAACCTTGGCTTCATCGATTGCAGATGTGCTGCGCCAGACCGGCGGAGATGTGCTGGAACTGGGGCCAGGTTCAGGCAAGCTCGCGAAAGATGTTTTGATGGCACTGGATGACATCGGCGTGTTGCCAGAGCGTTATCGCCTGTTGGAAGTCAGCGCAGACTTGCGTGAACGTCAGCAACAGGCCTTGTCGGCACTGCCTGCTTCCCTCGCCGCGCGCGTCGAATGGCTCGATGCCTTGCCGCAGGATTTCACTGGCGTGATGATCGCCAATGAAGTGCTGGACGTGATTCCGGCGCACCTGGTGACGTGGCGCGCGGGCGGCCAATTCGAGCGCGGCGTGGCGTTGAACGGTGACGATTTCATCTGGCAGGATGTGCCGGCTGCTCCAGAAATTTCTGCCGCCATGACGCAAATTCAAGGTGCCTGGTTAAACAACTCGGCCCCCGACGACTACGTGACAGAAGTCGCCCCCGCCGTCACCGGGCTGGTCCGCAGCCTTGCGCAATCGTTGAAACTTGGCGCGATGCTATTCATCGATTACGGTTTTCGTGGGGCCGAGTTCTATCATCCCAGCCGTATTACCGGCACCCTGATGTGCCATTACCGGCACTTTGCGCACCCCGATCCCTTTCTTTATCCGGGGCTGCAGGACATCACCGCGCATGTCGATTTCAGCTCGGTGGCCGAAGCGGGAACGGCGGCGGGACTGCAACTGGCCGGCTACACCACGCAGGCCCATTTCCTGCTCGCCAGCGGGTTGCCGGATCTGTTGGCGAAAGCCGATCCCCGTGATCCCGCCCAATACCTGCCGCTCACCAACCAGTTCCAGCGGCTGGTTTCACCAGCTGAAATGGGTGAATTTTTCAAGGTGATCGGCTTCACCAGCGGAGAGGTGACGATTCCGGCGCTGGCAAAGGCTCGACCCTTGCCGGTTTGA